A window of the Bombus huntii isolate Logan2020A chromosome 8, iyBomHunt1.1, whole genome shotgun sequence genome harbors these coding sequences:
- the LOC126868674 gene encoding mucin-2-like isoform X4, whose amino-acid sequence MVRRFSWCTVVALVVLLFVTTDGLREHSTQIDDHKATNRGTLRFNSKSLEEATTVSSSPLSRSKTKWDRSAQSETLSNFEKTIQASVINSEPKFDTSEHSTVRTIRTTERGSVLTATDVTSESRRTSGKRFEETKRVEPTINRRDGKRYFSESNKGTKLKNDEQKSETPKGISRRTSNGRANNSTVTERLDNKGPSVFLATTESSRSRTGRKIQTTYSMKDLKTQIPTSRRYNSKKFRDVETTTASFRRESRGRSTTEKIERSTRSGRSKVNNAENNSIARRGPDPLLSESESVRVDIPLTVDETGDPASDVTTGFDVASQRRSDAKESSRSSRTGFERSKSRGRSNDSEASGSSRSASPRGSSKFSDSTTTEANEQIVSSRRNTVSRDRSRGSEIKKNSVNESRSRSRGRNVENNTKPISGGASERNVKRKVAGERNSSDRRPRIPDVTPRVIDSRRQDTQDVRGRSRSKSRSDVTTPITMDVTTTVAPDTTVFTDVTATDSEITSTTIRSATTPSPRATSRPLSTSASTLEASGRGRGRGRSGSHGRKQKEDFFNHGLGFRGRKPSPEGSANVTESRKTVSWKNDSQSHGNPGWTLRRRPAHFNSENISKTIVSSPRDQTNEVVPSNEQSTSTEAITTIESSTFGTKRGPKKLQTTDESSTVVETTTKSYRRGNKTFGNGKVIAALEESDNYPPEFKARLTQLKSTNTKIPASKTTSRTPLEVKKSSAALFAERSRMKLELARRLVKPELNIEENDLDATTASSFSKRKPTGVPVVDETSKVAKYSKPAAAAPGRNRPSTSVESTQEEVSVKTLKLPSSRKAHDDSSKVTGRPYSLKKGRVIAERMVTSISIEERAIAEETTRPYALTTNPSMITSAEQGSATTIDSTRVRLASDRGGKKSKEEDSTPIKNMKVSLYSTQRVETIDPVTTIKPKKSYSYQSRNKLREQSATIDQSFTTSTPKKSYSSTQSKSQTSQEENITKKSKFATSATKPIFRPRYSKRTNEKSFEKKTTDEQATFTTKLPVATSRYSKKKSSVKSIDDKSATTEGLSAQTRKIEFRPRTATYRRHSEIPTTLTESSTKVDGVGIAITPRSTKYHATLKTSTVSPRSVAQGPQVNLKIANETAQETPGITGSSNGDSGNSNVFNPTRSTFLSGNSTLLEQLRSTVAPLLSSLGNKTPVFSGSYSNVNNVNSPPRVTPSGQPPRFSARYKGAELFVRKQNNIYQPTVPSITSSSTTPITPVENSGSAPPIDVSSPGEPRFLTLYQALESASIRNEQLQGNAIAQLQKQQAGSVSQDTTSATAQATAGSGIGQTTEITTPTIPDTSIVSSTSSEFPTSSYPDVPLITTTSSSVETTTTTITTETATSTSTGRVPDGGTSTPQTTRMDVVTVTPVTETTTVNIEENLVSTEVGTSTTTASSENTTTMSGGTTNDSTNTTSASTEATTVSMQATPGTTVPTATSLPPRPASQSSTTPYLGRFGGSRLTPAPRFSLSSTTRAPLRDYLVYGIYPNKTIVRKRPEDNLIDARNVDSPYVIFGIFPDGRLVRKYPNGTIIPDPPRNPVEVVFSLSTSTTTNRPPPRPYYNQANQGTYNQYRGPVYNSNDRPVAEPMRNVQSPSIVDLGLTGNAIVGPNGGGPDNTGPLGTPASVPSTNEMSNALLNTQMRTASVTPIVSTGRPPTDSQGGRIVQDRERDEATRTKEAGGQRSSVYIGQDKFVNYWTDGASTSNPRVLSVNINSVATAANEGPSPSVPSFENLLNNQAGGQVTAPPGFPWRDPLDQIFGITTSSPIITASVTSNRLDDLSEPNGPALARPINPFVEVFTPFSNTIGVPRGNIGSIPPPPPPTTPVALTTTPTTPAPTTTTTTITTMAPTTTTTTTTVAPTTTTTMAPTTTTTTMAPTTTTTMMAPTTTTTTMAPTTTTTSITMTPTTVAAMTPTTTTMTAPIITSEPPTIVQRAMIASQAGATSETTTSSQINSLNLSKNLLNTRQQNAFGTTFDDLAFLNSLLQSNSRSTSQKTLTQVEQLLANKILELALKNPGPTRSPKAISIENASPNSIYKSATTSLSEPIIIDLSPASTVSTSTRKSVETQQPTSQRPVISSLTPVQVTWKPVTTTSTRRSVEISTASPSTTAKTTLISTTKAPVTVKAKLATTPRPRTTTQAPLGFGGLLWQALLGGGLFGSSTTPKPVKAKPVPKTTQKSINIMPKPIQTTRKLETTTISSSTTLKTVDISKIQVNSPYSIVQEKSVITPFTISTTDQPLINNPNPRLPGVVTSTYSPEEDAKFIVELLRAVEQDNKTGSKKVPGLTQDDQSFLRAILSGRALTTTTPSPTVEVSNAALLAVLLKAQGIEPPTPANNIREQLQLASLGQSVTSAPTASPASESSTITTRPASTAATRPTDTTKKTVTPRPTSGPRIRTTTWSPSSTYPPPLFSSFSNYGTPAQSAGDNSGNNALFGATRAFSQFLGAAISGAAQQLQSLVRNGTRIVSEVVG is encoded by the exons ATCGATGATCATAAGGCTACGAATCGTGGCACTTTGAGATTCAATTCCAAATCACTGGAGGAAGCAACCACAGTATCATCTTCGCCGCTATCGAGATCCAAAACGAAGTGGGACAGATCAGCGCAATCGGAAACGCTCTCGAATTTCGAAAAAACGATCCAAGCTTCCGTGATCAATTCAGAACCAAAGTTCGACACGAGCGAACATTCGACCGTTAGAACGATCAGAACGACCGAAAGGGGAAGTGTTTTAACAGCAACAGATGTCACAAGCGAGTCGAGAAGAACTTCAGGCAAAAGGTTCGAGGAAACTAAAAGGGTAGAGCCAACGATTAACAGACGAGACGgcaaaagatatttttctgaaagcaacaaaggaacaaagttaAAAAATGATGAACAAAAATCCGAAACACCCAAAGGGATTTCTCGAAGAACGTCTAATGGAAGAGCGAATAATTCAACTGTCACTGAGAGATTGGACAACAAAGGACCATCCGTGTTCCTGGCAACCACGGAGTCTTCGAGGTCTAGAACCGGAAGAAAGATTCAAACGACTTATTCGATGAAAGATCTAAAGACACAAATCCCTACGTCTAGAAGGTACAACAGTAAGAAATTTAGAGACGTTGAAACCACTACAGCTTCGTTTAGAAGAGAAAGTAGAGGTAGATCGACTACAGAGAAGATTGAAAGGAGTACCAGATCTGGTAGATCGAAGGTGAACAATGCGGAGAATAATTCTATTGCTCGAAGAGGTCCAGATCCTCTTTTATCGGAATCCGAAAGTGTAAGAGTCGACATTCCCCTCACTGTAGATGAAACAGGAGATCCAGCTTCGGATGTAACCACTGGATTTGATGTAGCTTCTCAGAGAAGATCGGACGCTAAGGAGTCATCCAGATCCAGTCGGACAGGATTCGAAAGATCGAAAAGTCGTGGACGGTCGAACGACTCCGAGGCTTCTGGATCATCCAGATCTGCTTCTCCAAGAGGATCTTCAAAGTTCAGCGATTCTACGACGACAGAAGCTAACGAACAGATTGTTAGTTCGAGAAGGAATACGGTTTCCAGAGATCGTTCCAGAGGTTCCGAGATCAAGAAGAATTCTGTGAACGAGTCTAGATCAAGGTCTAGAGGTAGAAATGTGGAAAATAATACGAAACCTATTTCGGGAGGTGCTTCAGAAAGGAATGTGAAGCGGAAGGTGGCTGGAGAAAGAAACTCTTCGGATAGGAGACCGAGAATTCCCGATGTTACTCCAAGAGTTATCGACAGTCGTAGACAGGATACTCAGGATGTGCGTGGAAGATCGAGAAGCAAGTCGAGATCGGATGTTACCACACCTATTACTATGG ATGTTACCACAACTGTTGCGCCAGATACAACAGTTTTTACCGACGTAACAGCCACCGATTCTGAGATAACAAGTACGACCATAAGATCAGCGACTACTCCAAGTCCAAGAGCAACATCAAGACCATTATCGACTTCTGCTTCAACCCTCGAAGCATCAGGACGAGGTAGAGGAAGAGGCAGAAGCGGAAGTCACGGTAGAAAACAGAAAGAGGATTTCTTCAATCACGGACTAGGGTTCAGAGGTCGAAAACCCTCGCCTGAAGGATCTGCAAACGTGACAGAGTCTAGAAAAACCGTTTCGTGGAAAAACGATTCCCAGTCGCATGGAAATCCAGGCTGGACGCTCAGGAGGCGACCAGCTCATTTTAAttctgaaaatatttcgaagaCGATCGTGTCTTCGCCAAGGGATCAGACGAACGAAGTGGTACCATCCAACGAACAATCGACCAGCACCGAAGCTATAACGACTATCGAAAGTTCCACGTTTGGCACGAAAAGAGGCCCCAAGAAGCTGCAAACGACGGACGAGAGTTCCACTGTGGTTGAAACCACGACAAAGAGCTACAGAAGAGGCAACAAAACCTTTGGAAATGGCAAGGTGATTGCGGCGCTTGAAGAAAGTGATAATTACCCGCCTGAGTTTAAGGCGAGGTTAACTCAGTTG AAGAGTACCAACACGAAAATACCAGCCTCAAAAACCACCTCTAGAACGCCATTGGAG GTGAAAAAATCGTCAGCCGCTCTGTTCGCTGAAAGATCGAGGATGAAACTGGAGCTGGCTAGGAGGTTAGTGAAGCCAGAGTTGAACATCGAGGAGAATGATCTCGACGCAACCACGGCCTCCTCTTTCAGCAAACGGAAACCAACCGGCGTGCCGGTGGTCGATGAGACGAGCAAGGTCGCCAAATACTCTAAGCCCGCTGCCGCAGCACCGGGACGCAACAGGCCTTCCACTTCCGTAGAAAGCACTCAGGAAGAGGTCAGCGTGAAAACCTTGAAACTTCCTAGTTCGAGGAAAGCTCACGATGATTCTTCAAAGGTCACCGGCAGACCGTACAGTTTAAAGAAGGGGCGGGTCATTGCGGAGCGAATGGTCACTTCGATCTCGATCGAAGAGAGAGCCATTGCTGAGGAAACGACCAGACCGTACGCGCTAACCACGAACCCGTCCATGATCACATCCGCTGAACAGGGATCGGCGACAACCATCGATTCGACGAGGGTTCGTTTAGCCAGTGATCGTGGAGGAAAGAAGTCGAAGGAAGAAGATTCGACGCCGATCAAGAACATGAAGGTTTCGCTTTACTCCACTCAACGCGTCGAGACTATCGATCCCGTTACTACTATCAAACCGAAGAAATCCTATAGCTATCAATCACGTAATAAATTACGAGAGCAGTCTGCAACGATCGACCAAAGTTTCACGACGTCGACACCTAAGAAATCCTACTCCTCCACACAGAGCAAATCGCAAACGTCCCAGGAAGAGAACATTACAAAAAAATCGAAGTTTGCTACCAGCGCTACCAAGCCCATTTTTAGACCTCGTTACAGCAAACGAACCAATGAGAAATCTTTCGAGAAGAAGACGACGGATGAACAAGCAACCTTTACCACGAAACTACCCGTAGCTACCAGCAGATATTCGAAGAAAAAATCTTCGGTAAAATCTATCGACGATAAATCGGCGACAACGGAGGGGTTATCTGCACAGACGAGAAAGATCGAGTTTCGTCCTAGAACCGCGACCTATCGAAGACATTCAGAAATTCCCACGACTTTAACCGAATCCAGTACGAAGGTCGACGGTGTAGGAATCGCCATTACACCGAGGTCGACAAAATACCACGCCACTTTAAAGACCTCCACGGTATCTCCTCGATCGGTAGCACAGGGACCACAGGTAAACTTGAAGATCGCGAACGAGACGGCGCAAGAGACGCCAGGAATTACCGGCAGCAGCAACGGCGACAGCGGTAACTCGAATGTCTTCAATCCGACCAGAAGCACGTTTCTGAGCGGAAACAGTACACTGCTGGAGCAACTGAGAAGCACGGTGGCACCGCTGCTGAGTTCCCTTGGTAACAAGACGCCTGTGTTTTCCGGATCTTACAGTAACGTTAACAACGTG AATTCACCACCCAGAGTCACCCCCAGTGGACAACCACCCCGCTTTAGTGCGAGATACAAAGGAGCGGAATTATTCgttagaaaacaaaataatatttatcagcCCACCGTGCCATCGATTACTAGTTCGTCGACTACACCAATTACACCCGTAGAG AACTCCGGTTCGGCCCCACCAATCGATGTCTCAAGTCCTGGCGAGCCGAGATTCTTGACCCTTTATCAGGCATTGGAGTCGGCCAGCATCAGGAACGAACAGTTACAGGGAAACGCGATTGCACAGCTACAAAAACAACAAGCTGGTAGTGTTTCCCAG GATACGACATCAGCAACCGCCCAAGCGACGGCAGGTTCGGGAATCGGCCAAACGACCGAGATCACAACTCCTACGATCCCAGATACTTCGATCGTCTCATCAACGTCCTCAGAATTTCCCACTTCATCGTATCCCGACGTTCCCCTCATTACAACCACTTCATCTTCGGTcgaaacgacgacgacgacgatcaCGACTGAGACAGCGACGTCGACGAGTACAGGACGCGTTCCTGACGGGGGGACATCGACACCTCAAACGACGAGAATGGACGTCGTCACCGTCACCCCTGTGACGGAAACTACTACGGTCAATATAGAAGAGAATCTCGTGTCTACCGAAGTTGGAACATCGACGACAACTGCTTCGTCGGAAAATACGACCACAATGTCAGGAGGTACTACGAACGACTCCACGAATACAACTTCTGCTTCTACGGAAGCAACAACCGTGTCCATGCAAGCTACCCCTGGAACGACCGTGCCGACAGCTACTAGCCTTCCACCTAGGCCAGCTTCTCAGAGTTCCACGACGCCTTATTTAGGTCGCTTCGGCGGCAGCAGATTGACACCTGCCCCACGTTTCAGCCTAAGCTCGACTACCAGAGCTCCTCTACGAGACTACCTAGTGTATGGAATCTACCCGAACAAAACGATCGTGAGAAAGCGGCCAGAGGACAACCTGATCGATGCTAGAAACGTGGACAGCCCGTACGTGATATTCGGTATCTTCCCGGACGGCAGGCTGGTTCGAAAATACCCGAATGGAACGATAATACCGGATCCACCTAGGAACCCGGTCGAGGTTGTGTTCTCACTTAGCACTTCCACTACCACTAACAGGCCACCACCCAGACCGTATTATAACCAGGCTAACCAAGGCACTTACAATCAATATCGAGGCCCGGTGTACAATAGTAACGATAGACCTGTCGCTGAACCAATGAGAAACGTCCAAAGTCCCAGCATCGTTGATCTTGGCCTTACTGGTAACGCGATCGTCGGCCCCAATGGAGGTGGACCCGATAATACGGGACCACTTGGTACCCCTGCTAGTGTCCCGAGCACCAACGAAATG AGCAATGCCCTGCTGAATACGCAAATGAGGACAGCGTCGGTGACGCCGATAGTAAGTACCGGTCGACCGCCGACCGATTCGCAGGGCGGTCGTATCGTCCAGGATCGAGAGAGGGACGAGGCCACCAGGACGAAGGAGGCCGGAGGTCAACGCAGCTCCGTGTACATTGGACAG GACAAGTTCGTCAATTATTGGACCGATGGGGCTTCCACCTCTAACCCGCGCGTTCTCAGTGTGAATATAAATTCAGTAGCT aCTGCTGCAAACGAAGGACCATCACCTTCTGTACCATCGTTTGAGAATCTCCTGAACAATCAAGCAGGGGGTCAAGTCACAGCTCCGCCTGGATTCCCATGGAGGGATCCTTTGGACCAAATTTTTGGTATTACTACCTCCTCGCCGATAATAACAGCTTCAGTGACATCAAACAGACTG GACGATTTGTCAGAACCAAATGGCCCAGCCTTAGCTCGTCCGATCAATCCATTCGTCGAAGTTTTTACTCCATTTTCTAATACGATTGGAGTTCCAAGAGGTAACATAGGATCCATTCCTCCTCCACCACCACCAACAACGCCTGTTGCACTTACAACTACACCCACGACTCCTGCacctactactactactaccacCATTACTACAATGGCACCAACGACAACTACTACTACCACTACAGTAGCACCAACAACTACTACTACGATGGCACCAACAACAACTACTACTACGATGGCACCAACAACAACTACTACTATGATGGCACCAACAACGACTACTACTACGATGGCACCAACAACTACCACTACAAGTATAACAATGACCCCAACAACAGTGGCTGCAATGACGCCAACAACTACCACGATGACAGCACCTATCATCACTTCAGAGCCTCCAACAATTGTTCAAAGGGCGATGATTGCGTCACAGGCAGGAGCTACTTCTGAAACAACAACTTCTTCTCAAATAAATTCActtaatttatcaaaaaatttgtTGAATACGCGACAGCAAAATGCTTTCGGTACTACATTCGATGATTTGGCCTTCCTGAATTCGTTG tTACAGAGTAATTCACGGAGTACCAGTCAGAAGACATTGACACAAGTGGAGCAACTCTTGGCAAATAAG attttGGAACTGGCACTGAAAAATCCGGGACCGACTCGATCACCAAAAGCTATCAGTATCGAAAATGCTTCGCCAAATTCGATTTACAAGTCAGCAACGACATCTCTTTCTGAGCCAATAATAATCGATTTGTCTCCAGCGTCTACAGTTTCAACATCCACGCGGAAATCAGTAGAAACACAGCAACCAACCAGTCAAAGACCAGTAATTAGTAGTTTGACACCCGTGCAAGTGACTTGGAAACCAGTTACAACCACTAGTACCAGAAGAAGCGTGGAAATAAGCACGGCTTCTCCTTCGACCACGGCTAAAACGACTTTGATCAGCACCACTAAAGCTCCTGTAACTGTTAAAGCTAAACTAGCAACCACTCCTCGACCTAGAACCACCACTCAGGCGCCATTAGGCTTTGGTGGTCTTCTGTGGCAGGCTCTCCTCGGTGGAGGTTTATTCGGATCATCGACAACTCCGAAGCCCGTAAAAGCTAAACCGGTGCCAAAAACCACGCAAAAGTCGATTAATATCATGCCGAAACCAATCCAAACCACGCGAAAGTTAGAAACGACAACAATTTCCTCTAGTACGACTCTGAAAACTGTGGACATTTCGAAAATTCAAGTAAACAGTCCATATTCAATTGTACAGGAAAAGTCAGTGATCACGCCGTTTACAATCTCGACCACCGATCAACCATTGATTAATAATCCAAATCCGAGGTTGCCTGGTGTGGTGACGTCGACCTATTCTCCCGAAGAAGATGCAAAGTTCATAGTTGAGCTTCTGCGAGCTGTTGAACAGG ATAATAAAACTGGTTCGAAGAAGGTGCCAGGATTAACTCAGGATGATCAATCCTTTTTAAGAGCGATTTTAAGCGGTCGAGCTTTAACAACAACAACTCCATCACCGACGGTAGAAGTCAGTAACGCCGCTTTGTTGGCGGTATTATTGAAAGCTCAAGGTATAGAACCACCAACTCCGGCCAATAATATTAGAGAGCAACTCCAGTTAGCC AGTCTCGGGCAGAGCGTCACCTCTGCTCCGACCGCGTCCCCTGCTAGCGAGTCTTCGACAATTACGACAAGGCCGGCATCTACTGCTGCAACCCGACCAACGGATACCACGAAAAAGACGGTGACACCGAGACCAACCTCAGGACCAAGGATACGCACTACAACGTGGTCACCAAGCTCTACGTATCCACCACCTCTCTTCAGTTCTTTCTCCAATTACGGTACGCCGGCGCAGTCAGCCGGTGATAATTCTGGAAATAACGCATTATTTGGTGCTACCAGAGCATTCAGTCAATTTCTCGGTGCTGCGATAAGC GGAGCTGCGCAACAGTTGCAGTCACTGGTCAGAAATGGTACTAGAATCGTGTCCGAAGTGGTAGGGTAA